The following coding sequences are from one Treponema bryantii window:
- a CDS encoding capsule assembly Wzi family protein: protein MNLNLKNFAVPFIFIFLIFTLNSQESLKSIEEDYYDFLSLTGVVKRPTLGYRSLSDNVWTFNEIESFEKNEEVTFTKVRTSGEQSPTHIWKNNNLGTTYTLWQPASPIDNWFTRGIKQNFTVRIYGPEWFNSYNTATPYGQNDGALWQGRGYNTSLTAGLRLEGYGFELTVKPQVSFSQNKAFQLVDNSSFYTNEFGYIWGYGNDKGADAPQRFGDKAFWTYDWGDSEIRWSWYNLTLGFGTQSPWLGPAWLNPLLHSNNAATYPKFDIGLRKTQIYIPYINYYIGDIEFRFWIGKLSESDYFDNDSSNDHNQITGMTLSYSPFFLPGLTLGINKICISKWDDNEFYKYFNPFYGTSGAASGNEVEDQKISITLNWLVPKGGIDVYAEFGFDDHINARDTINSYTTHYWHTFTYTFGLKKAFDIYKKGNISGEILFEWNNTEMSQDFQMQYNYCFGFHHIITQGFTNKGQWLGSGIGYGGQSQYLGCKIYYPKGLSHIYIHRYNPDNSYLFKEAINDVSTGANGDLHNRTWNFYKGILTIGVDSDYYITEDFRLGAGLAYCHIVNPIYNQADEQYLVWHNFRFSFSAKYNF, encoded by the coding sequence ATGAATTTAAATTTAAAGAATTTTGCTGTCCCATTTATATTTATATTTCTGATTTTTACATTAAATTCTCAGGAATCTTTAAAAAGCATTGAAGAAGACTATTATGATTTTCTATCTCTTACAGGAGTCGTAAAACGACCTACCCTTGGATATAGATCTTTAAGCGACAACGTATGGACATTTAATGAAATTGAATCCTTTGAAAAAAACGAAGAAGTAACCTTCACAAAAGTACGAACTTCAGGTGAACAAAGTCCAACTCATATCTGGAAAAATAACAATCTTGGAACTACATATACACTGTGGCAGCCAGCGTCTCCGATCGATAACTGGTTTACCCGTGGTATTAAACAGAATTTTACTGTCCGTATTTATGGACCTGAATGGTTTAATAGTTACAATACAGCCACCCCTTACGGACAGAACGACGGCGCCCTCTGGCAGGGCCGCGGCTATAACACCTCGCTAACCGCCGGCTTACGTCTTGAAGGTTATGGCTTTGAGTTAACGGTGAAACCGCAGGTGAGCTTTTCGCAAAATAAAGCGTTTCAGTTAGTTGATAACAGTTCCTTTTATACAAATGAATTCGGATATATATGGGGATATGGAAATGACAAAGGTGCTGATGCTCCTCAACGTTTTGGTGATAAAGCTTTCTGGACCTACGATTGGGGTGATTCAGAAATCAGATGGAGCTGGTATAATTTAACCTTAGGCTTTGGAACTCAAAGTCCGTGGCTTGGACCTGCCTGGTTAAATCCACTTTTACATTCAAATAACGCTGCCACTTATCCTAAATTTGATATTGGTTTAAGAAAGACTCAAATTTATATTCCATATATTAATTATTATATTGGTGATATTGAATTCCGTTTCTGGATTGGAAAATTGTCAGAAAGTGATTATTTTGATAATGACAGTTCAAATGATCATAACCAGATAACCGGAATGACATTATCTTATTCGCCTTTCTTCTTGCCTGGACTTACACTTGGAATCAATAAAATCTGTATAAGTAAATGGGATGATAATGAATTTTACAAATATTTCAATCCTTTTTATGGAACAAGCGGAGCCGCATCCGGAAATGAAGTTGAAGATCAAAAGATTTCTATTACACTTAACTGGTTAGTTCCTAAAGGAGGAATTGATGTATATGCTGAATTCGGATTTGATGATCATATAAATGCAAGAGATACAATTAATTCATATACAACTCATTACTGGCATACATTTACTTACACATTTGGTTTAAAGAAAGCCTTCGATATTTATAAAAAAGGAAATATTTCAGGTGAAATTCTTTTTGAATGGAATAATACAGAAATGTCACAGGATTTCCAGATGCAATACAATTATTGTTTTGGATTCCATCATATAATTACACAAGGATTTACAAATAAAGGTCAGTGGCTTGGTTCTGGAATTGGTTATGGAGGACAAAGTCAATATTTAGGCTGTAAAATTTACTATCCAAAAGGTTTATCTCATATTTATATTCATAGATATAATCCTGATAATAGTTATTTATTTAAAGAAGCTATAAATGATGTTTCCACAGGTGCTAATGGAGATTTGCATAACCGCACATGGAATTTTTATAAAGGTATTCTTACAATTGGTGTAGATTCTGATTATTATATAACAGAAGATTTCAGATTAGGTGCTGGTTTGGCATATTGTCATATTGTTAATCCAATATATAATCAGGCAGATGAACAATATTTAGTATGGCATAATTTCCGATTTTCTTTTTCTGCAAAGTATAATTTTTAA
- a CDS encoding DUF6675 family protein: MKRIICSALFLITLVFAGFADPFNSRLTENERAKIATGDILIKNINYEKYISLKKGEVTLGDKLLSEIHDLNPKYLAEVIQIKPYKGNEDLPQRLETILNNVPEYAGIPYYSERHDAWWDLYDSAEIVETIDRSDGKTIKAKLLMEPFDIVQEDIVLTRGSDSILYSAVNTNKLRYLDKFDCIWPRKMKICILLFRDGDNWVLYGIGGVNAPRVPFFTERIQTSFINRINTFCSFIFKKF; this comes from the coding sequence ATGAAAAGAATAATTTGTTCCGCATTATTTTTAATTACTCTTGTTTTTGCTGGTTTTGCAGATCCATTTAACAGCAGACTTACTGAAAATGAAAGAGCAAAAATTGCTACTGGTGATATTTTAATTAAGAATATAAATTACGAAAAATATATCAGCCTCAAAAAAGGTGAAGTTACTCTTGGAGACAAGCTTCTTTCAGAAATTCATGATTTGAATCCTAAATATCTGGCAGAAGTAATTCAGATTAAGCCATATAAGGGAAATGAAGATCTTCCTCAGCGTCTTGAAACAATCTTAAATAATGTTCCTGAATATGCAGGTATTCCATATTATTCAGAACGTCATGATGCCTGGTGGGATTTGTATGATTCAGCAGAAATTGTAGAAACAATTGACCGTTCTGATGGAAAAACAATAAAGGCTAAGCTATTAATGGAGCCTTTTGACATTGTTCAGGAAGATATCGTACTCACTCGCGGTTCAGATTCTATCTTGTATTCAGCAGTTAATACAAACAAATTGCGATATCTTGATAAATTTGATTGTATCTGGCCACGTAAAATGAAAATCTGTATCCTTTTGTTCCGCGATGGAGATAACTGGGTACTTTATGGAATTGGTGGTGTAAATGCACCTCGTGTGCCATTCTTTACAGAACGAATTCAAACATCATTCATCAACAGAATAAATACTTTCTGTTCATTTATATTTAAGAAATTTTAA